The following are encoded in a window of Artemia franciscana chromosome 5, ASM3288406v1, whole genome shotgun sequence genomic DNA:
- the LOC136027202 gene encoding uncharacterized protein LOC136027202: METEQNKDTDFSIKSTEEFRERENQVFGRLPNISLHSGELPMQKSSYIIDEDLIGHGKIPKKKFFEERDFKIPSSVPTKKKRFVKRDPQKWKLYSLENVDISEKSNKFAAYSFLDEVNKRKRKTATEDSEVKFEKIVFKKPKRLPDEVEESKGEISMQEATRKHVKAAFEFRQIKCKGSTENKSILTTKELLLDHLITKEEE, encoded by the coding sequence ATGGAAACAGAACAGAACAAAGACACTGATTTTAGCATAAAATCTACTGAAGAATTTAGAGAACGAGAAAATCAGGTTTTTGGAAGATTGCCCAATATTAGCTTACACTCTGGAGAGCTTCCTATGCAGAAAAGCTCTTATATAATAGATGAAGACCTGATTGGACAtggaaaaattccaaaaaagaaattttttgaagaacGAGACTTTAAAATACCTAGCTCAGTCCCTACCAAGAAGAAACGTTTTGTAAAGAGGGATCCACAAAAATGGAAACTATATTCACTTGAAAATGTAGACATCTCAGAAAAATCGAACAAGTTTGCAGCATACTCGTTTCTAGATGAAGTGaacaagaggaaaagaaaaactgCAACAGAAGATTCAGAAgttaaatttgagaaaattgtgTTTAAGAAGCCAAAAAGGCTCCCAGATGAAGTTGAGGAGTCAAAAGGTGAAATTTCAATGCAAGAAGCTACACGAAAGCATGTAAAAGCTGCTTTTGAATTTCGGCagataaaatgtaaaggaagcACAGAAAACAAATCGATTTTGACAACAAAAGAACTTCTCCTTGATCACTTAATAACAAAAGAAGAAGAGTAA